A segment of the Streptomyces sp. NBC_01235 genome:
CCGGACGCCTGGATCCCCTACCCCGACACCGAACCGGTCCTGCGGGCCCTGCGCGAACGTGGGCTGCTCATCGCCATCGTCAGCGACTTCGCCTGGGACCTGCGCACCCACCTCGCCCACCACCGGCTGGACGACTTGATCGACACCTGTGTCATCTCCTACGAGCAGGGCCGCGAAAAGCCCGACCCCCACCTGTTCCTCAAAGCCTGCGCCGACCTCGGTGCCGCCCCCCGCGCCACCCTCATGGTCGGCGACAACCCGGTCCGCGACGGCGGCGCCGCCGCCTGCGGTCTGCGCACCTACATCCTGCCGGCGGAACACCGCACCGGTGAGCGCGGTCTGGCGGACGTACTGCGACTCGTGCCCTGAGAGCCGTGTCCGCTGTTCCGGCGGACACGCGTGAGCAGGGAATCCGGTCAACTCGTCAGTCTGGCGCAGAGCTTGTCGGAGGGGACGGGGGATTTCCCCAGTTTCCGCTGGACCTGGTCGAGATCGCGGAGGAGATCGGTGGGATCCGCCGTTCCGGCGGTCGCATAGTCGAGGACGGCCCGATAGTAGGCGGCCGACACGTCGGGGGTCATCGCGTCGGCGGCGCCGAAGCACAGCGTGTAACCGGAGTCCGGCCGGAGCATGCCGGCTATCCGCTGCTGGACGGCGTCGTCGTAGCGGGTGACCTGGCTGTCGGCGGAGAACGCGGAGCCCTCTCCCTGGTTCACCCAGGACTGCTGGGCCTCCGTCTCCGCGAGGTAGGCGATGAAGGCTTCGGCGCTCGGATTGTCGTCGGTGAACATGCCGACGAAGTCCGCCGAGACCTCCAGTCGGCGGGTCGCGGAGGACGTCACGTAGTCGTGGCTCTGCCCCTGCTTGAAACCCATGGCGGACAGCGCGCCGTGCGCGAGGGAGCACGTGCGGGGTTTCGTGGTCATTCCCGCGGCCGCCTCGCCGAAGTTGCGGACGGCCGCGCCTTTGACGCCGGTCCCCACGAGGTTCCGCCAGGTGGTCCACGCCTCCTTGAGCGGGGGCGAGTTCCATTCCAGACTGCCCGAGAGCCACTGCCGGTAGGCGTCGCCGTTCCCCTGTGCGAGCAGTATGTCGGCGATCCAGTCGGCGCCCGGCCAGCCGGAGGTGGGGCCGGACTCCAGCCCCAGGCACCAGGTCCCGGACCTGCGCAGGTCGGCCGCCGACGGCCGGCCGGTCACCGCGGGGTCGAACCAGACGAGGCTCTTGACGTCCACTTTGACAGGCACGGCGTAGACCTCGCCCCGCACCTCCGTCAGCCCGCGGAACGGCTGTAGATAGGCGCCCGTGGGGACCCGGAGCGGCTGTAGTTTCCGGTCCTTGGCCGCTTCCTCGTCCGCGTATCTGTAGATGGCTCCCACGCTCGGCAGCATGGCGAGATCGGGCGGCGCCCCGGCCGCCACCGCGGCGTCGAGCTGTTGGGTCAGGGCGCGGGTGACCTGCACGTCCACCTGGATGCCGGTGTCGTCCTCGAACGCCTTGACGACCGAGTAGAACGCCTGGAACTCGTTGCCGGACCAGGGAACCATGATCGTCACCCTGTCGTGTCCCGGCCCGCCGCCGCACCCGGCCGCGGCCAGCACCAGCCCCAGGGCCAGGACGCAGTGCGCGAGGCGAGCCGTCAGCGTTCTCATGACCGTCCTCATGACCGCGGGAACCTGTACTCGGCGAGGCGGGGACGGTAGCCCAGGTAGGCGAGCACAGCGGCGGCCGAGAGGAGGCCCAGCGCGAGCGTCGTCGTCAGCCAGTGTCCGACCAGCGGATCCTGGCTCAGGACCTGCGCGTCGTGTCGGCACAGAACGCTGGTGGTGATCCCGACCGCCGCGGTGACCACCAGCGCGACCACCAACCGCGGGCCGACATGGCGGCGGAACCGACGTGCCACGACATAGCCGGTCGCGAGGACGCCCAGGAGCATGACGGCCGT
Coding sequences within it:
- a CDS encoding HAD family hydrolase; the encoded protein is MFETPSAYRPSDVEMAAPVPPVQAVLFDFSNTLFQMIDLETWLRRVGAASGRLAVLNEPGAVAGIADQLRTAFRLPAVVAVQEGRDLSSAQHRRAMWGWWERVDFLRGAEEAAYRELTAPDAWIPYPDTEPVLRALRERGLLIAIVSDFAWDLRTHLAHHRLDDLIDTCVISYEQGREKPDPHLFLKACADLGAAPRATLMVGDNPVRDGGAAACGLRTYILPAEHRTGERGLADVLRLVP
- a CDS encoding ABC transporter substrate-binding protein; this translates as MRTLTARLAHCVLALGLVLAAAGCGGGPGHDRVTIMVPWSGNEFQAFYSVVKAFEDDTGIQVDVQVTRALTQQLDAAVAAGAPPDLAMLPSVGAIYRYADEEAAKDRKLQPLRVPTGAYLQPFRGLTEVRGEVYAVPVKVDVKSLVWFDPAVTGRPSAADLRRSGTWCLGLESGPTSGWPGADWIADILLAQGNGDAYRQWLSGSLEWNSPPLKEAWTTWRNLVGTGVKGAAVRNFGEAAAGMTTKPRTCSLAHGALSAMGFKQGQSHDYVTSSATRRLEVSADFVGMFTDDNPSAEAFIAYLAETEAQQSWVNQGEGSAFSADSQVTRYDDAVQQRIAGMLRPDSGYTLCFGAADAMTPDVSAAYYRAVLDYATAGTADPTDLLRDLDQVQRKLGKSPVPSDKLCARLTS